The following proteins come from a genomic window of Winogradskyella sp. PC-19:
- the alaS gene encoding alanine--tRNA ligase, with protein sequence MKSQDIRNTFLEFFKKKQHQIVPSAPMVLKNDPTLMFVNSGMAPFKEYFLGNSKPKSNRISDTQKCLRVSGKHNDLEEVGYDTYHHTLFEMLGNWSFGDYFKKEAIAWAWELLTEVYGIDKDILYVTVFEGSDDNDNLKMDTEAYDIWKQYIAEDRILKGNKKDNFWEMGEQGPCGPCSEIHVDIRSAEEKEKVDGKSLVNMDHPHVVEIWNLVFMQYNRKANGSLENLPNKHIDTGMGFERLCMVLQDVKSNYDTDVFTPIIREIEAITNSDYGKDNETDIAIRVISDHVRAVAFSIADGQLPSNTGAGYVIRRILRRAIRYGFTFLDTKEPFIYRLVDVLSKKMGKAFPELKAQKHLIENVIKEEEASFLRTLEQGLILLNRIVEETKGDTISGEKAFELYDTYGFPIDLTALILSEKNLKLDQQGFEKYLEEQKNRSRKAGEMSTDDWTVLDNDTEQEFIGYDALDANVKITKYRKVTSKKDGEMYQLVFNLTPFYAEGGGQVGDKGYLQDTHGDVVYIVDTKKENNEIIHFAKNLPDHLNEVFKAVVDQKQRHRTECNHTATHLLHQALREILGEHVEQKGSAVHSKYLRFDFSHFSKLTVEQLRDVENFVNARIVGKLSLEESRNVPMEKAIEDGAMALFGEKYGDTVRTIKFGQSIELCGGTHVNNTSDIWHFKIRSEGAVASGIRRIEAITNDAVKDFYFENNRAYFEMKDMLNNAQEPVKALQSLQAENNDLKKQVEQLLKDKTKNLKGDLKNEISEVNGVQFLAKKVDLDAGGIKDLCFELGQNTDNLFLLFGSQANGKAILSCYISKELVTSKGFNAGTIVRELGKHIQGGGGGQPFFATAGGKNPDGIDAALDAVKSYIE encoded by the coding sequence ATGAAGTCTCAAGATATCCGTAATACATTCCTTGAATTTTTCAAGAAAAAACAGCATCAAATTGTTCCGTCGGCTCCAATGGTTTTAAAGAATGACCCAACGTTGATGTTTGTAAACTCGGGTATGGCACCGTTTAAAGAATATTTTTTAGGGAATTCTAAACCAAAAAGTAACAGGATTTCTGATACTCAAAAATGCTTAAGAGTTTCTGGTAAGCACAATGACTTGGAAGAAGTGGGTTATGATACCTATCATCATACCTTATTTGAAATGCTTGGAAATTGGAGTTTTGGTGATTACTTTAAAAAAGAAGCTATTGCTTGGGCTTGGGAATTGTTGACTGAAGTTTACGGTATTGATAAAGATATACTTTATGTAACTGTTTTTGAAGGTAGCGATGACAATGACAACCTTAAAATGGATACTGAAGCTTATGATATTTGGAAGCAATACATAGCGGAAGACCGCATCCTAAAAGGCAATAAAAAGGACAATTTTTGGGAAATGGGAGAGCAAGGTCCTTGTGGTCCTTGTAGTGAAATCCATGTCGATATCCGTTCTGCCGAAGAAAAAGAAAAAGTAGACGGTAAGTCATTAGTAAACATGGACCATCCGCATGTGGTTGAGATATGGAATTTAGTTTTCATGCAATACAACAGAAAAGCTAATGGTAGTCTAGAAAATCTTCCTAACAAGCATATCGATACAGGTATGGGCTTTGAGCGTTTATGTATGGTTTTGCAAGATGTAAAGTCTAACTACGACACTGATGTTTTTACACCAATTATTCGTGAGATTGAAGCCATAACAAACTCAGACTACGGAAAAGATAATGAAACGGATATTGCTATCCGTGTTATTTCTGACCATGTTAGAGCAGTTGCATTTTCTATTGCCGACGGCCAATTGCCAAGTAATACAGGTGCGGGTTATGTGATAAGACGTATTTTAAGACGTGCTATCAGATATGGCTTTACTTTTTTAGATACTAAAGAACCGTTTATATACAGATTAGTTGACGTTTTGAGTAAAAAAATGGGAAAAGCTTTTCCTGAATTGAAAGCTCAAAAACATTTGATTGAAAATGTCATTAAAGAAGAAGAAGCGTCTTTTTTAAGAACTTTAGAACAAGGTTTAATTCTATTGAATCGGATAGTTGAAGAAACAAAAGGAGACACAATTTCTGGCGAAAAAGCATTTGAGTTGTATGATACGTATGGTTTCCCGATAGATTTAACGGCGTTGATTCTCTCAGAAAAGAATTTAAAATTAGACCAACAAGGTTTCGAAAAATATCTTGAAGAACAGAAAAACCGTTCGCGAAAAGCGGGAGAAATGTCTACAGATGATTGGACTGTTTTAGATAACGACACAGAGCAAGAATTTATAGGTTACGACGCACTTGACGCTAATGTTAAGATTACTAAATACCGGAAAGTAACCTCTAAAAAAGATGGCGAAATGTATCAGTTAGTATTCAATCTAACACCATTTTATGCTGAAGGTGGCGGTCAAGTTGGCGATAAAGGCTATTTACAAGATACCCATGGCGATGTTGTATACATTGTAGATACAAAGAAAGAGAATAATGAGATTATTCATTTTGCTAAAAATTTACCAGATCATTTAAATGAAGTGTTTAAAGCTGTTGTAGATCAAAAACAGCGTCATAGAACCGAATGTAATCATACTGCTACACATTTATTACATCAAGCACTTAGAGAGATTTTAGGCGAGCATGTAGAGCAAAAAGGATCTGCAGTACATTCTAAATATCTACGTTTTGATTTCTCACATTTTTCTAAACTGACCGTTGAGCAACTTAGAGATGTCGAGAATTTTGTAAATGCACGTATCGTAGGTAAGCTGTCTTTAGAAGAGAGCAGAAATGTGCCAATGGAAAAAGCTATTGAAGATGGTGCTATGGCATTATTTGGTGAAAAATATGGCGATACAGTAAGAACTATAAAGTTTGGACAGTCTATTGAATTATGTGGTGGAACACACGTAAATAACACAAGTGATATCTGGCATTTTAAAATCCGCTCTGAAGGTGCTGTTGCATCGGGTATTAGGCGTATTGAAGCCATAACTAACGATGCGGTTAAGGATTTTTATTTTGAGAATAACCGAGCGTATTTTGAAATGAAAGACATGCTCAATAACGCACAAGAACCAGTTAAAGCATTACAGAGTTTACAAGCTGAAAATAACGATTTAAAAAAGCAAGTTGAACAACTTTTAAAGGATAAGACCAAAAATCTAAAAGGCGATTTAAAAAATGAAATTTCCGAGGTAAATGGTGTTCAGTTTTTAGCTAAAAAAGTAGATTTAGATGCTGGCGGAATTAAAGATTTATGTTTTGAGTTAGGTCAGAATACTGATAACCTCTTTTTATTATTTGGAAGCCAGGCCAACGGAAAGGCAATTCTTTCTTGTTATATATCAAAGGAATTGGTGACAAGTAAAGGTTTTAATGCAGGTACAATCGTTAGAGAGCTTGGAAAGCATATTCAAGGCGGTGGTGGCGGTCAGCCATTTTTTGCAACTGCTGGTGGTAAAAATCCTGATGGGATTGATGCTGCGCTTGATGCTGTTAAGTCATATATCGAGTAG
- a CDS encoding GSCFA domain-containing protein, whose product MNLQTKIPLKPQRFNQIDYNSKVVLLGSCFSENIGDKFQYFKFQSLQNPFGIQFHPVAIERLITDAINQKKFAEEDIFFQNEQWHCFDAHSKFSNSDKNHLLSQLNNSISITHKFLSEAKHIVITLGTAWVYRFIENDKFVANCHKVPQKKFLKELLSVEQITESLDAIISLVKSVNPDVNFIFTVSPVRHVKDGFVENTLSKAHLITAIHNLLSLRREPRNLNYFPSYEIMMDELRDYRFYNEDMLHPNQTAVNYIWEKFRKVCISVGANQLMDEVEIIQKGLAHKPFNPESESHKKFVLKLKKQQKNISIKYSHITF is encoded by the coding sequence ATGAATCTTCAAACCAAAATACCACTTAAACCACAACGTTTTAATCAGATAGATTATAACTCTAAAGTAGTATTGTTGGGTTCCTGTTTTTCTGAAAACATTGGAGATAAATTTCAGTATTTTAAATTTCAAAGTTTACAAAATCCTTTTGGTATACAGTTTCATCCTGTAGCTATCGAACGATTGATTACAGATGCTATTAATCAAAAAAAGTTTGCAGAAGAAGACATTTTTTTTCAGAATGAGCAATGGCATTGTTTTGATGCACACTCAAAATTCAGTAACTCAGATAAAAATCATTTATTAAGTCAACTTAATAATTCAATTTCTATAACACATAAGTTTCTTAGTGAGGCTAAACATATTGTAATTACTCTAGGTACTGCTTGGGTATATCGTTTTATTGAGAACGATAAATTTGTTGCTAATTGTCATAAAGTGCCGCAGAAAAAGTTTTTAAAGGAGTTACTTTCTGTAGAACAGATTACGGAATCACTTGATGCAATAATTAGTCTTGTTAAATCTGTCAACCCAGATGTCAATTTCATTTTTACGGTTTCTCCTGTTAGACATGTTAAGGACGGTTTTGTAGAAAATACGCTAAGCAAAGCACATTTAATAACTGCCATTCATAATCTACTATCACTTAGAAGAGAGCCAAGAAATCTAAATTATTTTCCTTCTTACGAAATTATGATGGATGAGCTTCGAGATTATAGGTTTTACAATGAAGATATGCTGCATCCAAATCAAACAGCTGTAAATTATATTTGGGAGAAATTCAGAAAAGTATGTATTTCTGTGGGAGCCAATCAATTAATGGATGAGGTTGAAATCATTCAAAAAGGCTTGGCACATAAACCGTTTAATCCAGAATCAGAATCTCATAAAAAGTTTGTTTTAAAATTAAAAAAGCAACAAAAAAATATTTCAATAAAATATTCTCATATTACTTTTTAA
- the coaD gene encoding pantetheine-phosphate adenylyltransferase: MKRAIFPGSFDPITLGHYDIINRGIKLFDEVVVAIGVNAEKKYMFSLEERKVFIEQSFKNEPKVKVVTYKGLTIDFCKEINAEFILRGLRNPADFEFEKAIAHTNRKLSKIETVFLLTAANTSYISSSIVRDVIRNNGDYTKLVPESVAIKK, encoded by the coding sequence ATGAAACGAGCAATTTTCCCAGGTTCTTTTGACCCAATTACTTTAGGGCACTACGACATCATAAATCGCGGTATTAAACTTTTTGATGAAGTTGTTGTAGCTATTGGAGTAAATGCTGAAAAAAAATACATGTTTTCTCTAGAAGAACGAAAAGTATTTATCGAGCAATCTTTTAAAAATGAACCTAAAGTCAAGGTGGTTACTTATAAGGGATTAACTATCGATTTTTGTAAAGAAATTAATGCCGAATTTATTTTAAGAGGCTTAAGGAATCCTGCAGATTTTGAGTTTGAAAAAGCTATTGCTCACACTAATAGAAAGCTCTCAAAAATCGAAACAGTTTTCCTACTAACTGCTGCTAACACCTCATATATTTCATCATCAATAGTTAGAGATGTAATTCGAAATAACGGAGACTACACAAAATTAGTGCCTGAAAGTGTTGCGATTAAAAAGTAA
- a CDS encoding zinc-ribbon domain-containing protein, which yields MVFYGTNSSRLKDGKLSNVNCPNCNEQTSMTYSVFGKYAYIYWIPIFPLGKVNVLECDNCKRTYKLKELPQQIQQKFDLEKHRGVPIKHFAGIGIIGALVAWFSYSNAQDKKNEAIYIQSPQVGDIYSITGSTSGFYTTAKVSAIEADSIFLTFNDYEVDKKSGINDIDKSVNYQEENTEGYLTEEIQSLYAEEFIFEIDRD from the coding sequence ATGGTATTCTACGGAACAAATTCATCCAGACTAAAAGACGGAAAATTAAGTAATGTAAATTGTCCAAACTGTAATGAACAAACATCAATGACTTACAGTGTTTTCGGTAAATACGCTTACATATATTGGATTCCGATTTTTCCATTAGGAAAAGTAAACGTCTTAGAATGCGACAATTGTAAACGCACATATAAACTCAAAGAATTACCTCAGCAAATTCAGCAAAAATTTGATTTAGAAAAACATCGAGGAGTTCCTATAAAACACTTTGCTGGTATAGGAATAATTGGTGCTTTGGTTGCTTGGTTTTCTTACTCAAATGCTCAAGATAAAAAGAACGAAGCAATTTATATACAATCACCTCAAGTCGGAGACATATATAGTATAACAGGTAGTACTTCTGGATTTTACACTACTGCAAAAGTTAGTGCTATTGAAGCTGATAGTATATTCTTAACTTTTAACGATTATGAAGTCGATAAAAAATCGGGGATTAATGATATCGACAAATCAGTAAATTATCAAGAAGAAAATACAGAAGGTTATTTGACCGAAGAGATACAAAGCCTATATGCTGAAGAGTTCATCTTTGAAATAGACAGAGATTAA
- a CDS encoding D-alanine--D-alanine ligase, producing the protein MLKNIAIIMGGYSSEYQISLKSGSMVYDTLDRNKYTPYAIHIFKNKWVYVAENNEETPINKDDFSVLIDGKKVTFDCVFNAIHGSPGEDGFMQGYFELLGIAQTSCNMYQAALTFNKRDLLASLKPFGIKTAESYYLNLGDTIDESAIVKKVGLPCFVKANKAGSSFGISKVYKAEDLKAAIQNSFEEDDEIIIEQFLDGVEVSVGVISYKGKTKVLPITEIVSENDFFDYQAKYEGKSQEITPARISEDYENKVRTEAKKIYETLKMSGFSRSEFIFKDDEPYLLEVNTVPGLTKESILPQQAAAAGILLNDLFGNAIEEAMTK; encoded by the coding sequence ATGCTGAAGAATATTGCAATTATTATGGGTGGTTACTCAAGTGAGTATCAAATTTCGCTAAAAAGCGGCAGCATGGTTTATGATACTTTAGACCGAAATAAATATACACCTTATGCCATACACATTTTTAAAAACAAATGGGTTTATGTTGCCGAAAATAACGAAGAAACACCAATAAACAAAGATGATTTTTCAGTATTAATCGATGGTAAAAAGGTAACGTTTGATTGTGTTTTTAACGCTATTCATGGCTCTCCAGGTGAAGATGGTTTTATGCAAGGTTATTTTGAATTACTTGGTATTGCTCAAACCAGTTGTAACATGTATCAAGCAGCATTGACCTTTAATAAACGTGACTTACTTGCAAGTTTAAAACCATTTGGCATTAAAACTGCTGAGAGTTATTATCTAAACCTTGGAGACACAATTGATGAATCAGCTATTGTAAAAAAAGTTGGTTTACCCTGTTTTGTCAAAGCAAACAAAGCTGGTAGTAGTTTTGGAATTTCTAAAGTTTACAAAGCAGAAGATTTAAAAGCTGCAATACAAAATTCTTTTGAAGAAGACGACGAGATTATTATTGAGCAATTTTTAGATGGTGTAGAAGTTTCTGTAGGTGTGATTTCTTATAAGGGTAAAACCAAAGTATTACCTATTACCGAAATCGTTTCTGAAAATGATTTCTTTGATTACCAAGCCAAATACGAAGGCAAGTCTCAAGAAATAACACCAGCTCGTATCTCAGAGGATTACGAGAACAAAGTTCGTACGGAAGCTAAAAAAATATATGAAACACTAAAAATGAGTGGTTTTAGTCGCAGCGAATTTATTTTTAAAGACGACGAACCGTACTTATTAGAAGTCAATACTGTTCCAGGTCTTACAAAAGAAAGTATTTTACCACAGCAAGCAGCTGCCGCAGGTATTTTACTTAATGATTTGTTCGGTAATGCTATCGAAGAGGCAATGACTAAATAA
- a CDS encoding PASTA domain-containing protein produces MSIIKFLTSKVFFKQLALAVVAVVVFCFLILKWLDVTTNNGEFVTVPDLKGKSLETVKIELDDKELAMEIQDSANFNPNYPKFSVIEQDPSAGSQVKENRKIYLTLNPSGYRKVAVPAIMRRTYRQAKPTLEALGFKVGETTYIDNIGKDVVLGIKHNGKNIKVGDKLPLTTKIDLVLGNGNRASN; encoded by the coding sequence ATGAGTATTATTAAATTCTTGACGAGTAAAGTGTTTTTTAAGCAATTAGCTTTAGCAGTGGTTGCTGTTGTAGTTTTTTGTTTTTTGATTCTAAAATGGCTTGATGTTACAACAAATAATGGCGAATTTGTTACCGTGCCTGACCTTAAGGGAAAGTCTTTAGAAACAGTTAAGATTGAGTTGGATGACAAAGAACTAGCTATGGAAATCCAAGATTCGGCAAATTTTAATCCTAATTATCCGAAGTTTTCTGTAATAGAACAGGACCCAAGTGCAGGATCGCAAGTCAAAGAAAACAGAAAAATATATCTCACACTTAATCCGTCAGGTTATCGTAAGGTTGCAGTGCCAGCAATTATGAGAAGAACATATAGACAAGCAAAACCTACGCTTGAAGCTCTTGGCTTTAAAGTAGGTGAAACTACTTATATAGATAATATCGGTAAAGACGTTGTCTTAGGTATTAAACATAACGGTAAAAACATCAAAGTTGGAGATAAGCTACCATTAACAACAAAAATCGATTTGGTTTTAGGTAATGGTAATCGAGCTTCAAATTAA
- a CDS encoding RluA family pseudouridine synthase encodes MDTTPELPPNNDLYEHHKIVVDKGQNPLRIDKYLMNFIENATRNKIQAAAKDGSIFVNDVAVKSNYKVKPFDVIRVKFEHPPFENLLVGEDMPLDIVYEDDDLLVVNKPAGIVVHPGHGNYSGTLINALIFHFENLPKNSSDRPGLVHRIDKDTSGLLVVAKTEHAMAHLSKQFKDKTSEREYVAIVWGNVKEDQGTVEGHIGRHPKNRLQNTVYEGDDINKGKPAVTHYKVIERLGYVTLLSCKLETGRTHQIRVHMKHIGHTLFNDERYGGNLILKGTTFTKYKQFVSNCFKVLPRQALHAKTLGFEHPVTGKQMSFNTDVPKDMQQCIEKWRHYAKHQEN; translated from the coding sequence ATGGATACAACTCCAGAACTTCCGCCCAATAATGATTTATATGAGCATCATAAAATCGTTGTAGATAAAGGTCAAAATCCACTTCGTATTGACAAATACTTGATGAATTTTATCGAGAATGCTACGCGTAACAAAATACAAGCTGCTGCAAAAGACGGAAGTATTTTTGTAAATGATGTTGCTGTAAAGTCAAATTACAAAGTCAAGCCATTTGATGTTATTCGTGTAAAGTTTGAACATCCGCCATTTGAAAATTTACTGGTCGGCGAAGACATGCCTCTAGATATTGTTTACGAAGATGATGACTTGTTAGTAGTTAATAAACCAGCAGGTATTGTTGTACATCCTGGTCACGGAAATTATTCAGGTACATTAATCAACGCACTGATTTTTCATTTCGAAAACTTACCAAAAAACTCTAGTGACCGACCTGGCTTGGTGCACCGAATTGACAAAGACACCAGTGGCTTACTTGTAGTGGCAAAGACAGAACATGCTATGGCACATTTGTCAAAACAGTTTAAGGATAAAACTAGTGAGCGTGAATATGTAGCCATTGTTTGGGGAAATGTAAAAGAAGACCAAGGTACTGTCGAAGGCCATATTGGTCGTCACCCTAAAAATCGTTTACAGAACACAGTCTATGAAGGTGATGATATTAACAAAGGCAAACCTGCTGTAACGCATTACAAGGTCATCGAACGCTTAGGTTATGTCACGCTATTAAGTTGTAAGCTAGAAACTGGTCGTACACATCAAATCCGTGTGCACATGAAGCATATTGGTCATACGCTTTTTAACGATGAACGTTATGGAGGAAATTTAATCCTTAAGGGCACGACATTTACCAAATACAAACAGTTTGTAAGTAACTGCTTTAAAGTGTTACCACGACAAGCCTTACATGCCAAGACTTTAGGGTTTGAGCATCCAGTTACAGGAAAGCAGATGAGCTTTAATACAGATGTTCCTAAAGATATGCAACAGTGTATCGAAAAGTGGAGACATTATGCAAAGCATCAAGAAAACTAA
- the yaaA gene encoding peroxide stress protein YaaA, protein MKLVLSPAKSLDFDSKLPTPKTTESCFLAEAERINKLLKKKSPKALSKLMHISDNLGQLNYERNQDWSLPFTSDNARPAVYAFNGDVYRGLDAYTIDTKKLDKVEDTVRIISGLYGILKPLDLIQPYRLEMGTKFPVGKNKNLYEFWRKKVTQSLNDELEDNELFLNLASNEYFKAIDTKALKVPVITINFKEFKGDKYKTIAIFAKLARGLMTRYIIDTDAKTLEDIKGFNLDNYGFSEELSSDNELVFVR, encoded by the coding sequence ATGAAGTTAGTATTATCTCCAGCAAAATCTTTAGATTTTGATAGTAAACTCCCAACACCAAAAACAACCGAAAGTTGCTTTTTGGCAGAGGCAGAGCGCATCAATAAATTATTAAAAAAGAAATCTCCAAAAGCGTTATCTAAACTCATGCATATTTCTGACAATTTAGGCCAGCTTAACTACGAGCGCAACCAAGATTGGTCATTACCATTTACTTCAGATAATGCACGCCCAGCAGTTTATGCGTTTAATGGTGATGTGTATCGTGGATTAGATGCATATACTATTGATACCAAGAAATTAGATAAAGTTGAAGATACAGTAAGAATCATTTCAGGATTATATGGAATTTTAAAGCCATTGGATTTGATACAACCTTATCGTTTAGAAATGGGAACAAAATTTCCGGTAGGTAAAAATAAAAACTTGTATGAATTCTGGAGAAAGAAGGTTACACAATCACTAAACGATGAGTTAGAAGACAACGAATTGTTTTTAAACCTAGCCAGTAACGAGTACTTTAAAGCTATAGATACAAAAGCCTTAAAAGTACCTGTGATTACTATTAATTTTAAAGAATTTAAAGGCGATAAGTATAAGACGATAGCCATTTTTGCAAAGTTAGCACGTGGTTTAATGACGCGTTATATCATTGATACAGATGCTAAGACTTTAGAAGATATTAAAGGTTTTAACCTCGATAACTATGGTTTTAGTGAGGAATTATCTTCCGATAACGAGTTGGTTTTTGTGAGATAG
- a CDS encoding DEAD/DEAH box helicase, whose amino-acid sequence MSFKSLGLSEPLLRAISKKGYETPSPIQAKAIPPVLEGKDVLASAQTGTGKTAGFTLPLLHNLTQQQSQRNRPIRALILTPTRELAAQVYANVKEYSEFLDIRSAVIFGGVNQKPQVATIRRGIDVLVATPGRLIDLENQGLLSLKRVEIFVLDEADRMLDMGFLRDIERVMKLIPNKRQNLMFSATFSKDIKKLAYSILNNPVQVEATPENTAVEVIEQKVYRVAKTKKTGLIIKLISEGDWQQVLVFTRTKHGANRLTKKMVSSGITAAAIHGNKSQGARTKALAGFKSGKVRVLVATDIAARGLDIPLLPHVVNFELPNISEDYVHRIGRTGRAGASGEALSLVSADETSYLKGIEKLIAQKIPVEIIEGFEPDPNASTEPIKPGQNRNRNSGNRRQKPKTEGGSNSRNSNRNRNRNRRRNNDNRN is encoded by the coding sequence ATGTCATTTAAATCCTTAGGCTTATCTGAGCCTTTATTACGTGCTATTTCAAAAAAAGGGTACGAAACACCATCACCAATACAAGCAAAAGCTATACCGCCAGTTTTAGAAGGTAAAGATGTATTAGCGTCTGCACAAACAGGAACAGGAAAAACAGCAGGCTTTACATTACCACTATTACATAATTTAACACAACAACAGTCTCAACGAAATAGACCTATACGTGCTTTAATACTCACACCGACAAGAGAGTTAGCAGCACAAGTTTACGCCAATGTAAAAGAATATTCAGAATTTTTAGATATACGTAGTGCTGTGATTTTTGGAGGTGTCAACCAAAAGCCTCAAGTTGCAACGATAAGACGTGGAATAGATGTTTTGGTAGCGACTCCAGGTCGTTTAATAGATTTAGAAAACCAAGGTTTATTATCCTTAAAACGCGTTGAGATTTTTGTCTTAGACGAAGCTGACCGTATGCTAGATATGGGTTTTTTAAGAGATATAGAACGTGTAATGAAACTTATTCCTAATAAGCGTCAGAACCTTATGTTTTCTGCAACGTTTTCTAAGGATATTAAAAAATTAGCGTATTCAATATTAAATAATCCAGTACAAGTAGAAGCTACACCAGAAAATACTGCTGTTGAAGTTATTGAACAAAAAGTATATCGTGTTGCAAAAACCAAGAAGACAGGTTTAATAATTAAACTTATATCAGAAGGCGATTGGCAACAAGTACTTGTGTTTACAAGAACTAAACATGGTGCTAATCGGTTGACAAAAAAAATGGTTAGTTCTGGTATTACAGCAGCTGCCATTCATGGTAATAAAAGCCAAGGTGCGCGAACAAAAGCGCTAGCTGGTTTTAAAAGCGGAAAAGTTAGAGTTTTAGTAGCAACTGATATTGCAGCGCGTGGATTGGATATTCCGTTATTACCACATGTTGTGAATTTTGAATTGCCTAATATCTCTGAAGATTATGTACACAGAATTGGTCGTACAGGTAGAGCAGGAGCAAGTGGAGAAGCATTATCCTTAGTAAGTGCAGATGAAACTTCTTATTTAAAAGGTATTGAAAAGTTAATTGCTCAGAAAATACCAGTTGAAATTATTGAAGGTTTTGAACCTGACCCAAATGCTTCGACTGAGCCAATTAAACCTGGTCAGAATAGAAACAGAAATTCTGGAAACAGACGTCAGAAGCCAAAAACAGAAGGTGGTTCTAACTCAAGAAATTCTAATAGGAATAGAAATCGCAATAGAAGACGAAATAACGATAATAGAAATTAA
- a CDS encoding DUF6500 family protein — translation MTPALKNKIIEVCNLKIATKGDNVGVSFYAFFKNKNDNPKLLFEAATWWIKTHELDHFEKAVKIKAIVEKL, via the coding sequence ATGACTCCAGCTTTAAAAAATAAAATTATTGAGGTTTGTAATCTGAAGATTGCAACAAAAGGCGATAATGTTGGAGTATCGTTTTATGCGTTTTTCAAAAATAAAAACGATAATCCTAAGTTATTATTTGAAGCTGCTACTTGGTGGATAAAAACTCATGAGTTAGACCATTTTGAAAAGGCAGTTAAGATTAAAGCAATAGTAGAAAAATTGTAA
- a CDS encoding VF530 family DNA-binding protein, whose product MTSQPNNPLHGIKLQQIIEDLVAHYGWEYMGYEINIRCFTHDPSVKSSLKFLRRTPWARTKVEKMYLSMLEKRR is encoded by the coding sequence ATGACATCACAACCAAATAATCCACTTCATGGTATTAAACTTCAACAAATTATTGAAGATTTAGTAGCGCATTATGGTTGGGAATATATGGGTTACGAGATTAATATTCGATGCTTTACACATGACCCATCTGTAAAGTCGAGTTTAAAATTTTTGAGACGTACACCATGGGCACGAACTAAGGTGGAAAAAATGTACTTGAGTATGTTAGAAAAGCGTCGTTAG
- a CDS encoding YitT family protein has product MSTTKAYNFIWEYIQIAFGIILASIGLKAFLLPNGFLDGGVTGIALLVNSFVDINISLLLLIFSIPLLVLGYFTVSKRIVVKSIISILGLALFIHFENFGTITEDKLLISIFGGLFLGAGIGIAIRNGSVLDGSEILGVYLNDKFGFSIGQIILIFNIILFGITAYVISIEVALYSILTYIVTAKVTDLTIEGFEDFIGVTIVSKQYHLIEDAIMKELGVGMTLYRGTRGVGNSGKQVDFDIIHTIINRIDIKRMHRIINRIDSEAFVVEFDVNNVKGGVLRHYLDKKKNKVLPKI; this is encoded by the coding sequence TTGAGCACTACAAAAGCATATAATTTTATTTGGGAATATATTCAAATTGCATTCGGAATTATCTTAGCAAGTATTGGTTTAAAAGCTTTTTTATTACCTAATGGGTTTTTAGATGGTGGCGTCACTGGTATTGCACTTTTGGTTAATTCATTTGTTGATATAAATATTTCTTTACTCTTACTTATCTTCAGTATTCCGCTTTTGGTATTAGGTTATTTCACAGTGTCAAAACGCATTGTCGTAAAGTCAATAATTAGTATTCTAGGACTTGCCCTATTTATTCATTTTGAAAATTTTGGCACAATAACAGAAGATAAACTTTTGATTTCAATATTCGGTGGTCTTTTCCTTGGTGCTGGTATTGGTATTGCTATTAGAAACGGTTCTGTATTAGATGGTTCAGAGATTTTAGGTGTTTATTTAAATGATAAATTTGGTTTTAGCATAGGTCAGATTATTCTAATATTCAATATCATTTTATTCGGTATTACAGCTTATGTAATTTCAATAGAAGTGGCGTTATATTCGATTTTGACATATATCGTAACAGCAAAAGTGACTGATTTGACTATTGAAGGTTTCGAGGATTTTATCGGGGTTACCATAGTATCAAAACAATACCATCTTATTGAAGATGCTATTATGAAAGAATTAGGTGTTGGTATGACGCTCTATCGTGGCACTCGTGGTGTCGGAAATTCAGGAAAGCAAGTCGATTTTGATATTATTCATACCATAATTAACCGTATTGACATAAAACGAATGCACCGAATTATTAATAGAATTGACAGTGAAGCGTTTGTTGTAGAATTTGACGTTAATAATGTAAAAGGTGGTGTTTTACGTCATTATTTAGATAAAAAGAAAAATAAAGTCTTACCTAAAATCTAA